A part of Ammoniphilus sp. CFH 90114 genomic DNA contains:
- a CDS encoding aspartyl-phosphate phosphatase Spo0E family protein, with translation MTMILYKLVYLLRKIEKEKEHLNKLVVKKGISSHDVLTASQELDKIIVAYQKTLVTISRY, from the coding sequence ATGACAATGATACTATATAAACTGGTATATCTTTTGAGAAAGATTGAAAAGGAAAAGGAGCATCTAAATAAACTTGTTGTTAAAAAGGGAATATCTAGTCATGATGTACTAACAGCGAGTCAGGAGTTAGATAAAATAATTGTGGCTTATCAGAAAACACTAGTAACTATTTCTAGGTATTAA
- a CDS encoding AmiS/UreI family transporter, translating to MGTVGLMYVGAVLFVNSLMLLGKVDGKSAGVFNLFIGTLQVITPFYLIFTANGDLWAIFNASGIFLFGLTYLYVGITNLKGYDGSGVGWYSLWVAILAVGYGIMSIVEFNDLKFGVIWFMWAFLWTLFFLLLALKKEISIFTGWVTLIQAWVTATIPAFLTLINKWETIGTIQVYIISLICIFVFATIFNITRKRNQNKGSSHGTVI from the coding sequence ATGGGAACGGTTGGACTTATGTATGTTGGAGCAGTTCTCTTTGTAAATAGCCTAATGTTACTTGGAAAAGTAGATGGGAAAAGTGCAGGTGTTTTTAATCTCTTCATAGGTACCTTACAAGTCATTACCCCTTTTTACTTAATATTTACAGCGAATGGTGACTTGTGGGCGATATTTAATGCCTCCGGTATCTTCTTGTTTGGTCTCACTTACTTATATGTAGGAATTACAAATTTGAAAGGATATGATGGTTCTGGTGTTGGATGGTATTCTTTATGGGTTGCCATATTAGCCGTAGGCTATGGAATCATGAGTATTGTTGAATTTAATGATCTTAAGTTTGGGGTTATTTGGTTCATGTGGGCCTTCCTTTGGACCTTATTTTTCCTTCTCCTTGCTTTGAAAAAAGAGATTTCTATATTTACTGGATGGGTTACCCTAATCCAAGCTTGGGTAACTGCTACCATTCCAGCTTTCTTGACCCTCATTAATAAGTGGGAAACAATAGGAACTATACAAGTCTATATAATTTCACTAATCTGTATATTCGTTTTTGCAACAATATTTAACATTACGAGAAAAAGAAACCAAAATAAAGGGAGTAGTCACGGTACAGTAATATAA